GAGTGGAGCGAGCGTCCCGAGATCGCCCGTGCAATTGAATTGGCGACCCGCGAGATCGTATTGCGCAGTTATCTGGACTCGGTCAGCCAGCCAGCTGAGGATTATCCGGCCGCAGCGGACATGGCTGCTGCCTATGAGCAAAACAAAGATCAGCTGGTTATTCCGGCCCGCTACCGTGTACGGCAAATCTACCTGGCGGCACCGGCCAATGACGAGGCCGCTGTCGCCGCCGCCAGCCAACAGGCCAATGCCTTGGTCAAGCAGGCCAAGGCGAAGGATGCTGATTTTGCCGAGTTGGCCCGGGCACATTCTCACGATATGCGATCCGCCGCACTGGGCGGGGAGATCGGTTTTCTGCCGTTGGCACAACTGGTGCCGGAAGTACGGCCTGTGGTTGCCGGGATGAAGCAGGGTGAGGTGTCAGAACCGGTGCAGACGGCAACAGGTCTGCACATCCTGATGCTGGAAGCAGTGGAAGAGGCGCGTAATGCCAGTCTTGAAGAAGTTGATGCGCAGTTGCGCCAGGCACTGCGTCAGCAACGCCAGGCCCAGGTTGCTCAGGCGTATGTGGAGGGGGTGCTGTCATCCTCGACCCTGAGCATCGATGGCGGCCAACTGACCCAGTTACTTGAGTAGCAGTGCAAGGAGAGATGATGTGAGCATTCAGATGCGCCGTCCTCGTTGGAGACGTTTTCTAACGTTACTGGGCTTTATGGGCGGTGCTGCAGTGGCATCCACTGGCCCTGAACCTGGCGGTACCACAGACGTTCACCCATCGCTCTACTGGGATGCGTATGCCCGTTTTGCGGGAACCGTCTTTCAGGGTTATCTGGATGAGGAGACTGAAATCAATTTGCGGTTCCATCAGTTCCTGCATCAGCAGGCCGAACGCGTTGGGCGGACGCCTGAACCCGTGACGCTGCGCGTCTGGCTGGATGAGCAGGGCTCTGTTGTCAGGGTGAGCGCATCGCCGTTAGGCAATGCTCAGGCCGATCAGGATCTGATGCAGATTCTCATGGCAAAGCCTCTCCCCACCGCACCCCCGGCGGGCATGCCCATGCCTTTGTTGGTTAGTCTGAAACTGCTGCAGAAGGTATGACGTCATGTTCTTGTCAGAGGGGTGTAGTGGGGGTTTTCAGAGTGGGCTTGAGATGAGTTCCAGCCACTCTGATGTCGGGAGTCTCTCACCCAAACTGGCTGCACTGCTGAGAACCCAATTGTTTGGCGATGACCATGCCACGCGGTATTTCCTGACCGTTGTGCGCCGGGGAGGATTTTCTATGGCGGCACGGAGTCTGGGGCTGAGATATAGCACGCTGCGCAACGAAATCACCCGGCTTGAAGAACACCTGGATATGCGTCTGTTTCATTCAACGAATGGACGAGCCAAATTGACATTGGAAGGCGAACAGCTGTTCCAGCTCAGCGAAAAGTTACTGGACGAAAACGCAACGACCGCTATGTATGGCGAGCAGTCGGATCTGGTGCTGTCTATTCCCACACTGGTTCTGGAAGGGTTTCTGTACCGGGAATTGATCTCAATATTGCGCGAAAACTCAGGTTTGAAAGTGTCACTGGTCGATGATGCGCCTGAGATGCAGGAAACCGCCGATCTGGTCATCTGGCTGCAGGAGCCGCGGGACGGTAATGAGCTGCGGAGAAAGCTGACCCAGCCACGACAGCTATCGACACTGAGCTTCTCTCCCTATGTCACCGAGCGCATGACCCGGGGCCGCGCGGTACCTGCAGGGCTGGAGGACATGGAGCATTTCATGACGGTTCAGTATGACGGGTACGAGAGTTTTTCGTGCTTTGGGGAATGGAATGACTTCATTGCACAACGTAGACACAGCGCAATTCATGTCGATTCCCCGCAAGCCCAGTGGCAGATGATTCGGTGGGCCAATTGCATCGGACTGTTACCTGATAAATCAGCCTATTTGAACAGCGGAGTGAGGCGTTTGCCGGCATTCCTGGACACCGCATTGGAGTTGGATGTCTGGTCGGGACTCAATACCCGCAGCGCTCATATTCCTGATGCACGAATGATTGCTAAACGTGTTTCTCGAGTATTCCGCAGCCAATGAGGCAAGGCAATGAAAGATGTCAGTCGAAGACGGGGGTGGCGCTGGGCATATAGCAAGACACGTGGCTGGCACGTGAATAAGTTACGGGCATTCTACCTGGCCACACGCTACTGGCTTACCGGCGATACGGGTAGTTTTTCAAGTCATGGTGGGTTTCGCAGGACTCGTATTCGGAAGGAGGGGAAGGGAGATAGCTGACGGGTTGTGCCTATACGAGAACTCTGTGGGGAATGCGCAGTATTTCCTGTGAAATTGTTTGTATTTGCTGCCATTAATCGCCATTCACAAGGTGGTGGCAATCAAACTGAAACGCTGGATTGGCAACATTGTCAGGTGGCCAAAGGCGACTTACCTGGGAGGGCGGAATGACGGCACGAGTTCAGGACAGTACAGCTTCTTGTTTGCAGCGCCAACGAGGTTTCACACTGATCGAGATCATGGTGGTGTTGGTGATCATGGGAGTGCTCGCTGCATTGGTGGTTCCCAACCTGATGGATCGTCCCGATCAGGCCCGTGCCACGGCGGCCAGCAACGATGTG
Above is a genomic segment from Halopseudomonas litoralis containing:
- a CDS encoding LysR family transcriptional regulator, yielding MSSSHSDVGSLSPKLAALLRTQLFGDDHATRYFLTVVRRGGFSMAARSLGLRYSTLRNEITRLEEHLDMRLFHSTNGRAKLTLEGEQLFQLSEKLLDENATTAMYGEQSDLVLSIPTLVLEGFLYRELISILRENSGLKVSLVDDAPEMQETADLVIWLQEPRDGNELRRKLTQPRQLSTLSFSPYVTERMTRGRAVPAGLEDMEHFMTVQYDGYESFSCFGEWNDFIAQRRHSAIHVDSPQAQWQMIRWANCIGLLPDKSAYLNSGVRRLPAFLDTALELDVWSGLNTRSAHIPDARMIAKRVSRVFRSQ
- a CDS encoding energy transducer TonB; the encoded protein is MSIQMRRPRWRRFLTLLGFMGGAAVASTGPEPGGTTDVHPSLYWDAYARFAGTVFQGYLDEETEINLRFHQFLHQQAERVGRTPEPVTLRVWLDEQGSVVRVSASPLGNAQADQDLMQILMAKPLPTAPPAGMPMPLLVSLKLLQKV
- a CDS encoding peptidylprolyl isomerase; the protein is MKTRNMILALVAVGVVVAIYMMDGSSSSADAVTHEVKSTQTKGGSGASDSSPVASLGSVSIEPEAVNDWLATLPAGMRSALQQNRDPLDQWLRNQLTEKALFAEAQAQEWSERPEIARAIELATREIVLRSYLDSVSQPAEDYPAAADMAAAYEQNKDQLVIPARYRVRQIYLAAPANDEAAVAAASQQANALVKQAKAKDADFAELARAHSHDMRSAALGGEIGFLPLAQLVPEVRPVVAGMKQGEVSEPVQTATGLHILMLEAVEEARNASLEEVDAQLRQALRQQRQAQVAQAYVEGVLSSSTLSIDGGQLTQLLE